TGGCCTTGTCCGCATCCTTGCCGATGGAAGCCCAGGCCTTCTCAGCCTGAAGACGTGCCGTCGAGCGCGGGCTTGCCGGCGTAGGCAGGCGATCCTCGTCGACCCACGCCCCCTGCCGGTCGCCATAGACGCCCACCGTCGAGAGATAGACGATGCGAAGCGGGCGGCGCAGGCCGGAGATAAGCCGGCCGAAGCGCGCCAGCACCGGATCGGCCGATGTGCCCGGCGGAATCGAAACGAGCAGGGCATCCGCGCTTTTCAGATGGTCTGCGATGGCCGGGTCTTCATGGTCTGTATTAAAGACCAATGGCTGCACGTGCGTTTGCGCCAAGGCCTCTGCTTTATCGGCCGACCGGACCGTGCCTGCGACATCGTCGAAAAGATCGCCATAGCGATTGATGAAATGAAGCGCGCTATAGCCGAGACCGAAGGCGAAGAGTTTCATGCTTTAAACGCCTCCTCTTTGCATGCGTCCTGTTTCCATTCTGCCATGACAAGATCGTCGCTTTCATGGCCTAGCCAGTGCTGTGCCAGATGCGCGAATATCTCCGGCGTAGCGAGTTGGCTGAGTGCCCAGACCGCCATGCCCCGCACCAAAGGCGACGCGTCGGCGAGCCGCGCTTCGACAAGCGGGATCAAGCCCGACTCACTTGAGTTGCCGACTGCGATCAGGAGATTGCGCATGAAGCGAGAAAAGCCAATCCGCTTGATGGGGCTGCCAACAAAAAAGCTGCGGAATTTAGGCTCGTCAAAGGTAAGCCATTCCGCAATGGCGGGGCTTATCAGATCCGGTCGGGCCTGAAGCTTGGCCTCGCCTGCGCTTTGCGCGTATTTATTCCAAGGGCAGACCGCCAGACAATCGTCGCATCCATAGACGCGGTTGCCGATCGCCTTGCGAAATTCGCGCGGAATAAAGCCCTTATGCTCGATCGTCAGATAGGAAATGCAGCGCCGCGCATCGAGCACATAGGGCGCGGGAAAGGCCTTTGTCGGGCAAATGTCGAGACAGGCCCGGCAGGTGCCGCAATGATCGGCCTCGCCCGCGTCGGCGGCAAGCGGCAGATTCGTGAAGATCGAGCCGAGAAACAGCCAGGAGCCATAGCCGCGCGAGACGAGATTGGTGTGCTTGCCTTGCCAGCCAAGACCCGCCTGTTGCGCCAGCGGCTTTTCCATCACGGGCGCGGTATCGACGAAGACCTTGACCTCCGCCTCTTGTGTCCCGGCGCAAAGCCATGATGCGAGCAGTTTCAGCCGTCCCTTGATCAGATCGTGATAGTCGCGGTTGCGCGCATAGACGGAAAGATTGGCCGCGCCTCTATCGACGAGATTGGCGAGCGGATCCTCAGCAGGGCCATAATTCATGCCGAGCAGAATGATGCTTTTCACCTCGGGCCAGAGACGTCTTGGATCGGATCGTCGCGCCTGCGTCTCGCCCATCCAATTCATGTCGCCGGCTGAGCCCGCGGCGAGCCATTGATCCAATCGAAGACCAGCCTCGCCAAGCGAGCCGGGATCGGCGATACGGCAAAGCTCGAAGCCAAGCTCGCGCGCTTTGGCGGCAAGCGCGGGTTTGAAGCTCGGCTCTAGAAATCGAGATCCGCGTAGACCTCCGCCGGAACGAAGCCCGGCAGCCGGTCGGCCAGAAGCGCGCGAAAGGCCGGACGCGATTTCACCCGCGCGTACCAATGCTTCGCCGTTTCGTCCTCGTCCCATGGCACGTCGCCCAGAAAATCCACCGAGGAAAGATGCGCCGCGGCCGCGAGATCGGCATAGGTCAGGCGATTGCCCGCGAGCCAGTTTCTGTGGCCGATCAGATAGCCGATATAGCGCAGATGGTACCGGATATTCGTGCGCGCCGCGCGGACGAGCTCCATATCCGGTGCGCCGCCGCCAGCTATCGCCGGCATGAATCTCTTATAGATTTTTTCGGTCACAAGCCACTGCGAGACTTCGGCGAAGAATTTATGGTGAAACCAGTCGATGAGGCGGCGCACTTCGACGCGCTCGTAAGGTTCGTCGGGCATCAGGCGATGATCGCCTAAAACCTGCCCGTAAACCTCGTCGAAATATTCGGCGATCGTGCCGGCGCCCGGCACCACCGCGCCGGAATCTTCGATGAAGACTGGCGTCTGTCCGGCTGGATTGAGAATCAGAAAACCCTCGCGCCGCTCGAAGATCTTTTCTTCGATGAGCTCCGGTTCGACGCCAAATTCGCCAAGAAGAAGCCGGACGAAACGCGAATGCGGGCACAGCGGGTGATGATAAAGAATCGGCATCAGGGCCGGTTTACGGGAGGCTCATGGAAGAAGCAAACGCCGAAACAGAGGCCCTGCGCGCAGGAGCCTTGATGGTTACGGAATTCTAAAGCCAAGCAGTCATCGCGCCCCTCCGCCGAAGAGAGGATGGGATAAATATTCCTGCTT
The Methyloferula stellata AR4 DNA segment above includes these coding regions:
- a CDS encoding SDR family oxidoreductase produces the protein MKLFAFGLGYSALHFINRYGDLFDDVAGTVRSADKAEALAQTHVQPLVFNTDHEDPAIADHLKSADALLVSIPPGTSADPVLARFGRLISGLRRPLRIVYLSTVGVYGDRQGAWVDEDRLPTPASPRSTARLQAEKAWASIGKDADKATHILRLAGIYGPERNALANLAAGKAKRIVKPDQVFNRIHVEDVALTIASALMQEGKGQIWNVSDDEPAPPQDVVTYAAELMGITPPPEQDVDAADLTPMARSFYAENKRASNRKLKEELGVSLAFPTYREGLRALWEAGEGRN
- the queG gene encoding tRNA epoxyqueuosine(34) reductase QueG, which codes for MVRAGEIASGLSRASGRPAAGLRSGGGLRGSRFLEPSFKPALAAKARELGFELCRIADPGSLGEAGLRLDQWLAAGSAGDMNWMGETQARRSDPRRLWPEVKSIILLGMNYGPAEDPLANLVDRGAANLSVYARNRDYHDLIKGRLKLLASWLCAGTQEAEVKVFVDTAPVMEKPLAQQAGLGWQGKHTNLVSRGYGSWLFLGSIFTNLPLAADAGEADHCGTCRACLDICPTKAFPAPYVLDARRCISYLTIEHKGFIPREFRKAIGNRVYGCDDCLAVCPWNKYAQSAGEAKLQARPDLISPAIAEWLTFDEPKFRSFFVGSPIKRIGFSRFMRNLLIAVGNSSESGLIPLVEARLADASPLVRGMAVWALSQLATPEIFAHLAQHWLGHESDDLVMAEWKQDACKEEAFKA
- a CDS encoding glutathione S-transferase family protein gives rise to the protein MPILYHHPLCPHSRFVRLLLGEFGVEPELIEEKIFERREGFLILNPAGQTPVFIEDSGAVVPGAGTIAEYFDEVYGQVLGDHRLMPDEPYERVEVRRLIDWFHHKFFAEVSQWLVTEKIYKRFMPAIAGGGAPDMELVRAARTNIRYHLRYIGYLIGHRNWLAGNRLTYADLAAAAHLSSVDFLGDVPWDEDETAKHWYARVKSRPAFRALLADRLPGFVPAEVYADLDF